One segment of Longimicrobiales bacterium DNA contains the following:
- a CDS encoding cell division protein ZapA yields MSDQAKSVVTVEIAGEEYTLRADTTPEYAVECAAHVDQTITEILQGGALIQTHKAAILAALSLTDQLFQARRETEALRDEIGRLAEQLTVDVRARLEPSDTVGAQR; encoded by the coding sequence ATGAGCGACCAGGCGAAGAGCGTCGTCACTGTCGAGATCGCCGGCGAGGAGTACACGCTTCGTGCGGACACGACCCCCGAGTACGCCGTGGAGTGTGCGGCGCATGTCGACCAGACGATCACCGAGATCCTCCAGGGCGGCGCGCTCATCCAGACCCACAAGGCCGCCATCCTGGCTGCCCTCTCCCTGACGGACCAGCTCTTCCAGGCCCGCCGGGAGACCGAGGCGCTCCGTGACGAGATCGGCCGCCTCGCAGAGCAGCTCACCGTCGACGTGCGCGCCCGCCTCGAGCCGTCCGACACGGTTGGCGCCCAGCGGTAA